A segment of the Vibrio sp. 16 genome:
TGGCGGCCTTTACTGTCATCTTCTCGAATTTCTCCGGTCGCCATGGTTTCTTTACCCATCAATCCATTGACCAGCGTCGACTTACCCACACCAGAAGATCCAAGCAGGGCGATGGTTTTCCCTGTGACGCAATAACCGGACAACTCGTTGAGATGCTCTGCGTCCAATGCGTTAATCGCGTGAACCAACAACAAAGGATCTAGCTTTTGTACTTTGCTCTGTTTCTCACTCACCTCTTCACACTGATCCGCTTTAGTCAGCACGACGATCGGTTCAACTTCTGCCTCTTTAGCTAACGCCAAATAACGCTCGATGCGGTTTAAGTTGAAGTCATCATTGAGCGAGCAGACGATAAAAACACTATCAATATTGGCAGCAATGAGCTGAGTATCTAACTTGCTCCCCGCCGCTTTGCGCTGAAACAGCGAGCGACGTTCGAGAACTCGGCTGAGTCGATGTTGAGCATCGAACGTGACCCAATCTCCGACGCACACTCTGTCTGACTTAGGTGTCAATGTTAACGTTACACGTCCAGAATCGGTCATCACAATCACTTGGCTTCGGTGCTGTTCAATGACACGACCGATTGATTGCGTCTCCAACTCAGTAAGGTCTAACTGCTGCTGGAAATAGGGCTTCCAGCCGAGTTGTTGCAATGAGGGATGTTCATTACCCATTCGATGTTCTCCAAAAGCCTACCAAAACTCAGGCTTGTTAAATGCCGCCACGCACTGGCTTGAACCCTGAATCGCAGAAAGTGGTTGCTCTGTTAAGGATTGAGCTAACCAGCCATGCGGATAGCTCAGTGGTAACGGAGCCGGATAATCGCTTTCTAACACAGCTTCAAACCCTACCTTAGCGTAGTAATTCGGGTCGCCGTAAGTAAAAGCCAGTGACACACCTTCTTGACGCAGAAGCTGCAACCCATAATTGAGAATCGCCTGACCAACGCCTTTACCTTGCACTTCAGTTGCCACCGCTACTGGCGCGACTAAAAATGCTTGCTCTGGTGAATCATAGCTCAGACGCGTTAGCAGAATGCTCGCAAAGATCGCATTTTCCTTTTCGGCAACCACCACATATCTGTCTTCACAACTTGTCGTCGCTAAAAGGTCTGCGACGAGGCGACCAATCGCCTTGCCTTCTGCCTCACCCTCCGAGTCACTAAACGTACGCGTAAACAATTCAATAATCTGCTGCGTTTGTTCTGGTCTAAATAGTTTGTATTCCACAATATAACCCTCAATTGATAATAGCTCGAGGATAAACTGTAAAGCTGTAGACAGGTCAAGACTCTGAGAGTAAATATTTCTTCGGACTCTTAAGCCAGTTATGATGAGTCGTAATAGACCGATGTTAGGAAACAAGATGGATCTCAATCTACTCAAAACCTTCGATGTAGTAATGAAAACACGCAGTGTTAATGAAGCAGCAGACAGCCTTGGGATTACGGCACCAGCGGTCAGCCAAGCATTGAATCGGCTTAGAGAGCAATATCAAGATCCGTTGCTGATCCGCAAAGGACGTGGCATTGCCCCGACCAACTTTGCCGTAGAATTGCATGAGGAAATTCAAGAACCACTTAATCTACTGTTAAACGGCGCTAAATCGAGGCAGCAATTTAATCCGTCACTGAGCAACCGAACATTTCGCCTATCAAGCCACAAAGATCTCGATTTGATGATTGTGCCGCCTTTGATTGATTATCGTGACCAGCATGCACCAAACGTAAAGCTGAGTGCAGACATTGAGCATACCGATGAGTCTAATCGTCAAGCGGATTTGCGCATGCGTCGCGTCGACATCATACTCGCCACCACACCACTGGATGAGCATGGGTATCATAACGAGCTTTTGTTTGAGCTCCCACTTGTCGTGATTTGCCGACATGATCACCCGAGAATCCGCCAAGAAATAAGCCACCAGCAATTTTTTACCGAGCGGCACTTGTTGTGGGGTACGCAGAGATTAAACCAAGACATCGTCGACTCACTGAGTATTAAAACTCAGCCGCAACGCAATATCGTCTATAAAACGGATTCTATCTGCAACGCCGTTATGATGGCAGCGCAAACCGACTGGCTCTGTGTGACTAGCCAATGGCACGCCAATCTATTAGCACCTGCCAACCAGATGCAGATTCTTCCCCTTCCCTTTGAGCTCAATACCCTTCCCGTCTATATGACGTGGCACGAGTCACAGCGACAAGACAGCGGTCATCAGTGGCTCAAAGAGACCTTACTCAACATCACAGCTCAGTTTCGAAACTCCTTAGTGGATTAAATAAAACTTAATCCACTTTTTAGCCTTGGTCTATCGATTGATTAATCCGCCAGTTCTACTATCTCTCCATCGACGAGCGCTGGTCAGCTCGCCCAAAAAGAGAGAGATAAATTATGAAACTTCAAAAATCTATCGTGTCATTGGCAATTCTCGCTACCCTTGCGCCAACTCTTAGCTTCGCCGCACCAACCACGAGTGCGCCGAAGGAAGCATCAAACTTCACTATCGCGAAAAATGAACAACTCAAACAATACCTAAACTTCGCCAACCAAAGTGACTTTGATAATGCCTCTCGTGGCTTCATTGCTACCTGGCCAGAGAAAACCATCAAAGACGCCGATGGCAACGTCATTTGGGATTTCTCTAAGTATGACTTTATCGACCAAGACACAAACACCGGCACCATTAACCCGTCACTGCTGCGCCAAGCCAAACTGAACAACATTGATGGTCTGTTTAAAGTCAAAGAAGGCGTTTACCAAGTGCGCGGCTTTGATCTTTCCGTCATGTCCTTTATTCGTGGCGACAAGGGCTGGGTAGTAGTCGATCCTTTGATCTCTCCCGAAACCGCGGCGGCGGGCTTGAAACTGCTACGCGACAACGTGGAAGATCTTCCGGTAACTGGCGTTATTTTTACCCACTCACACGTTGACCATTTTGGTGGCATCTTAGGCGTCACCAGCCAAGCAGACATCGATGCAGGTAAAGTCGATATTCTTGCTCCTGAAGGCTTCTTCGATCACTCGATTGCTGAAAACCTAATGGCAGGCAATACCATGTCACGCCGCGCTTCCTACATGTACGGCAATTTGCTAGAGGCCAGTCGCAAAGGTCAAGTCGATGGCGGCTTAGGCAAAACCACATCGTCTGGTGCGCCGGGTATTGTCAAACCGACCCATATTGCCAACATTACCGGTCAAGAGATGGAAGTTGACGGCGTAAAACTTGAGGTAGTCATGGCGCAAGAGTCAGAAGCGCCGTCGGAGTTCATGTTCTATTTCCCTCAATACAAAACCATGATGGCTGCGGAAGTGATGACGCACACAGTGCACAATATCTCGACACTGCGCGGTGCCAAAACCCGTGATGCTTCCTCTTGGGCGGAGTACATCGACGACGTTCTCCATGCCTATGGTGACAAAGCCGATACCATGATTGCGTCTCACCACTGGCCAACCTTTGGCAAAGAGAACATTCAAAATCAGCTAGAAAAAACGCGCGATATGTATAAGTTTGTCCACGACCAAACTCTGCGTCTCGCCAATAAAGGCTACACTCCGAACGAGATTTCCGCTTCTATTCAGTTGCCAGATTCACTCGGTAAAGAGTGGTACAACCGCGGTTACTACGGCACAGTGTCACACAACGCACGTGCGACCTATGACTTCTACTTTGGCGCATGGTGGGACGGCAACCCTGCTAACCTAAATCCGCTGACACCAACAGAGCAAGGCGCCAAATACGTCGAAGCCATTGGTGGCGAAGAGAAAGTGATCGAACTGGCAGAAGCCGCGATAGCGAAAGGCGAATACCGCTGGGCAGTGACGCTACTCAACAACGTGACCTTTGCTAACCCAGACAATATGGACGCTCGTTATCTTGAAGCGGACGCAATGGAGCAGCTTGGGTACCAAGCCGAATCTGGCCCATGGCGCAATTACTACCTAGGTGGTGCTAAAGAGCTACGTGAAGGAATTAAACCTGTCGCAACGCCGAACACCGCGGCGATTGCTAAAAACATGCCGTTTGATCAGTTCATGAACTATCTCGGCGTAACAGTAAAACCGGACGCAGCGAAAGGGTTGGATATCAAAGTGAATATCGATGTCAAAGGCGATGGTCAATACGCCATGGATTTGAGCAACTCGGTATTAAAGTCCTACTCTGACAAGCAATTTGAAGCGGCCGACTTAACCATTACTCTGTCACGCCAAGCATTCGAAAACATGATGACGAAGCAATCTACTCTTGAAGAGGAAATCAAAGCGGGTCATTTCAAAGTGTCTGATCAAGTTGAGTTCAACAAACTCATGTCTGTGTTTGACCAATTTGATATGTGGTTTGGCGTGGTAACACCTTAACCCAAGCCCAATGTCCAAATAGTTGTATAAAAAAGCCCGCAATCTGCGGGCTTTGTTGTTATTGCACTTTAAACTGGGCGACGACGCTGCTGAGATTGCGCGATGTGCCGCTCAATTCATCACTGACCGCAGCGGCTTGTGATGCATTGCCATTAAGCGTGTGAATAATGTCTTGAATCGCCACCATATTGCGGCTGACTTCATCGGTCACTTGACGCTGCTGCTGAGCGGAAGTGGAAACGTGAATATTCACTTCATTAATTTCGGTCACCGAATCTGTCACTTCATTGAGCGATAGCATAACTTGTTCGGTATGCTCTGCGGTGGCTTCACAACTTTGACGCGTCACGTCCATCTCATTAACCACACTGTTGGTCGTCTCTTTGAGCTTTTGCAGCATCTCATTGATTTGAGACGTACTCTGTTGAGTGCGTCCAGCCAAGGCGCGAACCTCATCCGCAACCACTGCAAAGCCTCGACCTTGCTCACCAGCACGTGCCGCTTCAATCGCAGCGTTCAGTGCGAGTAAGTTGGTTTGCTCAGCAATTTCACCAATCACTTGCAATACCGTACTGATTTGCTTGGTGTCTTCATCCATGGTGCTGATGGTCGACGACATCGAGGTCACTTGCTCAACTAAATTACTCACGCTCTCGACAGCGTTGGCAACAGTTTGCTTCGATTGTTCAGAGTAACGGTTTGCTTGCTCAGTTAGTTGGGCGGCGTTTTCTGCACTTTGGGCGATAGAGACCGCGCTGGCGCTCATCTCTTCCACTGCCGTGATGACTTGCTCTGTCTCTAGCGTGTGCTGATTTAACGTATGCAAATTCGACGATGACTGCTGGCTAATATCACGCACCGCAGAATCAATGCCTTTCGAAGAGTCCGACACCTCAATAAACATGGTCTGTAACTTCTCGATAAACTGGTTAATCGAGCTGGAAATCTCGCCAATTTCATCTTGCTTTTCTACGCTAAGGCGGCGAGTCAAATCGCCATTTCCTTGCGCCAAATCCGCAACCAGTTCTTTCAGGCGCATTAGCGGTTTGAACGAGTACTGCAGCAGCAACACACTCAACACAACAATCACGACACCGATTACCGCTAGCGCAATAGTCACGTTCCAACTCAGCGACGCAGTGTTGGCTGCGATGCTGTCATTGTCAATGTAACCGGTAAGTTGCCAAGTTTGCTCACCCAGTTCAATCGAGCGATTTACTGGCGTAAAGTTACCCGCCTGAGTGTTTGAAAAGATTTTGATGTTACCTGCGGTCAATTCCGCATAGCTGCCTTGATACGTGTAGACATCGATCACCTTGCCAAGATCGGTCAAGTTAAGCACAAAAAAGTCGACCGAATCATCCAAGCGTTTGATTGAAAAAGTAATCACGGGTAAGCCGTCCATCATGGTAACGGGGCTGATTTTGATTTCTTCTCCGTGTGATTCCGCTTGTGCGATAAACTGCTCAGCGGCCTCATCACTCATGTTACCACTGTCATCAAATGCATAACCATTGACAATTTTAACGATACGATAAAAGCCTGAACTCTCTTTCGTTTCACTAATATCCATCATGCTAAAGTTTAGGCTAGTTGCGAGATTAAGCTTGCTTTGCAGATCCTTTTCTAGCTTCTGCTGAATGAGGTCAATACTGTGAGTAATGCTTTGTGTATCAGTACGTTGTATATAGTGACTAATGAAATAATTTACGCTGATAAATGATGTGAGAATCGTAGTAAAAATAATAGATATGATGAGCACTACGATTTTATTCTTGAACGAAATGTTCTTCATGACACTTTACATCCTTAAAAGTGAAGATTGAATAAACTTGCATCCTTGATGGGAAAATATCTAATTTATTTAACCAGTTAGATAACGTTCCGCTGACAATGGTAAGCCAGCGAAAACGTTGGCGCAATGACCAATCGTCTCTTTTACCGTCCCCCTTCTATTAAATTGCAGCCCATGCCACACTTCATTGAGAGGACGTGTGATCACACACCGCGCATCATTAGATCACAATTTGATAACATTTTTGCTTCTCTGCTTCTAAAACCAATTAGAATAAAAACTCAATGTTGTGATTCTGATTAGGTGAATAATGGACGATTTACTCAAAGACTTTCCTGTTATAACGAAAGTACCAGTTGCTTGGGGTGAAATGGATGCCCTCCAACACGTCAATAACGTGGTTTATTTCCGCTATTTTGAAACCGCTCGCTTGGAGTACTTTGATAAAATCAAGCTTTTGGTCAATATCGCCGACAGTCACATTGGTCCTGTGCTTGGGGAAACCAGTTGTCGTTATAAGCTGCCCATCACTTACCCAGATACCTTGCTGATTGGGTCTCGCGTTGTGGATCTGCAAGATGACCGTTTTACTATGGAGTATCAAATTGTTAGCCAAAAGCTAGGGCAAATCAGCACCGTGGGGAAAGCAACCTGTGTGATGTTTGACTTTAAAAACAACAGCAAAGCGCTCGTCCCAGACATCGTCAAGCAAGCAATATTAGATTTAGAAGAGCAGCACTAAGCCCTTGACCTTAACCCTAGGGTAAGCTCTATACTCAATAAATCTTTTTGACTTAATGGTGCGACATGAGCGTTTCTCTGACTCGCAAAATTTGGATTTCTCTATTCAGTATTCTCGCAATGCTGATGTCGAGCTTTGCATCCAGCGCACCATTGATGACGTTTCAAATGCTGTCTAGCAGTTACGTTGAAACCGAAGCGGCCACGCATTGCGCGATGACCTCTTCATCTGAGATGAGCCATCACCAAACCAATCAAACGCATTCCAATCAACCCGCGCAGCCATCATGTGATTCGGGTAGCGATAAGGCCCACAACTGCTGTGGATCGGTTTGCGTGACTGTGTTGGCATTGTTTTCGCCACAGGACCAACTCACTCACCTCACCTCTTATCTAGCCCTGATCCACCCAGAAGCCCATGGCAACGCAATCTATCGCCAAGCTTCGCTCTATCGCCCCCCAATAGCGTAAATCCGTTCATTTTTTTGTCCTCTTCTCAGCCTTGACTGAGGAGTCGTTTACTCGTGCGCTTTGCACATAACAACGGATTACACTGTGAAAAATATTGCGACGATAGCAGCGCTCTCTGTTAGCTCTGCACTATGGGCGTCCAATGCTTTGGCGGCAACACAACCCGTAACGCAACAGCATTTGGTGCCACCGACACTCCCTGAATTAATTCACTCAGCTCTGAGCAATGACGCGACTCGTTATCAGTTTTATGCTCAGTCACAAGCCATGCGCGAAACCGGCGTGGCGGCCTC
Coding sequences within it:
- a CDS encoding methyl-accepting chemotaxis protein; the protein is MKNISFKNKIVVLIISIIFTTILTSFISVNYFISHYIQRTDTQSITHSIDLIQQKLEKDLQSKLNLATSLNFSMMDISETKESSGFYRIVKIVNGYAFDDSGNMSDEAAEQFIAQAESHGEEIKISPVTMMDGLPVITFSIKRLDDSVDFFVLNLTDLGKVIDVYTYQGSYAELTAGNIKIFSNTQAGNFTPVNRSIELGEQTWQLTGYIDNDSIAANTASLSWNVTIALAVIGVVIVVLSVLLLQYSFKPLMRLKELVADLAQGNGDLTRRLSVEKQDEIGEISSSINQFIEKLQTMFIEVSDSSKGIDSAVRDISQQSSSNLHTLNQHTLETEQVITAVEEMSASAVSIAQSAENAAQLTEQANRYSEQSKQTVANAVESVSNLVEQVTSMSSTISTMDEDTKQISTVLQVIGEIAEQTNLLALNAAIEAARAGEQGRGFAVVADEVRALAGRTQQSTSQINEMLQKLKETTNSVVNEMDVTRQSCEATAEHTEQVMLSLNEVTDSVTEINEVNIHVSTSAQQQRQVTDEVSRNMVAIQDIIHTLNGNASQAAAVSDELSGTSRNLSSVVAQFKVQ
- a CDS encoding GNAT family N-acetyltransferase, yielding MEYKLFRPEQTQQIIELFTRTFSDSEGEAEGKAIGRLVADLLATTSCEDRYVVVAEKENAIFASILLTRLSYDSPEQAFLVAPVAVATEVQGKGVGQAILNYGLQLLRQEGVSLAFTYGDPNYYAKVGFEAVLESDYPAPLPLSYPHGWLAQSLTEQPLSAIQGSSQCVAAFNKPEFW
- the rsgA gene encoding ribosome small subunit-dependent GTPase A, whose product is MGNEHPSLQQLGWKPYFQQQLDLTELETQSIGRVIEQHRSQVIVMTDSGRVTLTLTPKSDRVCVGDWVTFDAQHRLSRVLERRSLFQRKAAGSKLDTQLIAANIDSVFIVCSLNDDFNLNRIERYLALAKEAEVEPIVVLTKADQCEEVSEKQSKVQKLDPLLLVHAINALDAEHLNELSGYCVTGKTIALLGSSGVGKSTLVNGLMGKETMATGEIREDDSKGRHTTTYRSLQWLPHGGLLMDTPGMRELQLSACEQGISEAFSEITELAEQCKFSDCSHTSEPGCAILRALEEGKLEQRRLDSYLKLMREQAFNSATLAEKRAKDKAFGKMVNTVQQQSRSFKQGR
- a CDS encoding acyl-CoA thioesterase; the encoded protein is MDDLLKDFPVITKVPVAWGEMDALQHVNNVVYFRYFETARLEYFDKIKLLVNIADSHIGPVLGETSCRYKLPITYPDTLLIGSRVVDLQDDRFTMEYQIVSQKLGQISTVGKATCVMFDFKNNSKALVPDIVKQAILDLEEQH
- a CDS encoding alkyl/aryl-sulfatase, which translates into the protein MKLQKSIVSLAILATLAPTLSFAAPTTSAPKEASNFTIAKNEQLKQYLNFANQSDFDNASRGFIATWPEKTIKDADGNVIWDFSKYDFIDQDTNTGTINPSLLRQAKLNNIDGLFKVKEGVYQVRGFDLSVMSFIRGDKGWVVVDPLISPETAAAGLKLLRDNVEDLPVTGVIFTHSHVDHFGGILGVTSQADIDAGKVDILAPEGFFDHSIAENLMAGNTMSRRASYMYGNLLEASRKGQVDGGLGKTTSSGAPGIVKPTHIANITGQEMEVDGVKLEVVMAQESEAPSEFMFYFPQYKTMMAAEVMTHTVHNISTLRGAKTRDASSWAEYIDDVLHAYGDKADTMIASHHWPTFGKENIQNQLEKTRDMYKFVHDQTLRLANKGYTPNEISASIQLPDSLGKEWYNRGYYGTVSHNARATYDFYFGAWWDGNPANLNPLTPTEQGAKYVEAIGGEEKVIELAEAAIAKGEYRWAVTLLNNVTFANPDNMDARYLEADAMEQLGYQAESGPWRNYYLGGAKELREGIKPVATPNTAAIAKNMPFDQFMNYLGVTVKPDAAKGLDIKVNIDVKGDGQYAMDLSNSVLKSYSDKQFEAADLTITLSRQAFENMMTKQSTLEEEIKAGHFKVSDQVEFNKLMSVFDQFDMWFGVVTP
- a CDS encoding LysR family transcriptional regulator; translation: MDLNLLKTFDVVMKTRSVNEAADSLGITAPAVSQALNRLREQYQDPLLIRKGRGIAPTNFAVELHEEIQEPLNLLLNGAKSRQQFNPSLSNRTFRLSSHKDLDLMIVPPLIDYRDQHAPNVKLSADIEHTDESNRQADLRMRRVDIILATTPLDEHGYHNELLFELPLVVICRHDHPRIRQEISHQQFFTERHLLWGTQRLNQDIVDSLSIKTQPQRNIVYKTDSICNAVMMAAQTDWLCVTSQWHANLLAPANQMQILPLPFELNTLPVYMTWHESQRQDSGHQWLKETLLNITAQFRNSLVD